A window of Ciconia boyciana chromosome 9, ASM3463844v1, whole genome shotgun sequence genomic DNA:
TTCGTGTGGGGTTTTTCCTCGCTTCTAGTATTTCAACGATTGGCCCTGTAGTGACCCAGAGACACTTGTACCTTGGCAgctgcccttccctccctcctctcctgggtgaggcaggaggaggggagcccACAGCTGCTTGAGATGATTGTTCTTGCAGGATTGGGCTTCATGGAGACATTTTGTTCAGCATGCAAGTTGCTCTTAAGGCATCCTAAGAGGAAATTCATCTTTTCTAGAGGAACCTGTGCAAGAGGAACCCACATGTATCCCTTCAAACACTCATGCCTCTCTCACAGAAATACTTGTGATGTGGTATGTTTAAATGACTTCAGCGCAGTGGGAGGTTAAACGATCTGGAGAAGctgttcctctccctcttgcCTGCTATATTTTATTGGTTTGTGTTTTCCCTTGCTCTGAGTCCTCGATGGCAGCAGATGCCCGGGGCTGGGGTTGAGCTGTGCAGCGCAGCGGGCAGCACCGTGACCTGGTGGGGCGGCCGGGGCAGTTCCCGAGGGTGGacaggagcaggctggagcCAGAGTCCGGCGCTGCTCCTGCGGGAAGGACCTCGTAGCCCCAAACTGAAAGCAAGTGCTACTGTACTGAGCACTCAGCGGGGGGTCAGTGGTTTTCTTTATAATTCGCATTTTGATATTCCAGACATAAAAGACtcatttgcatgtttttcttttcactagAATAAAAAGGATGCTTTGCCAGACAGTTAATAACTTCCCTTGTTTCTCATCTGGGAAAACCAGCTTCTGTCCCCCTGAGAAGGCTGACACCGGGAGGAAACACTCCCTGCTGGGGCCTTCTCTGGAGATAACAAGGGAAGACTGAGGGGCTGAGCTGATCTAATTGCTCACTGCTGCTTCCCCTCCACCCTCCTCTTCTCAGGCTTATTCCCTGTGGGGCTCTCCCATCCCCTTCCAGCTCTGGTACCTGCCTGGTGCCAAGTGGGTTCAGCTCATAAAATCAGGGAAGAACTAACTTGACtacaaataaaacccaaacaataaaaaaccccacccccaaaatacCCACTTTTGGGGATGGGTAATGCACTGAATCAAGGGGGAAGAACTGAGGAGGGAAGCTAGGTCTCTGTCTTCTGGCAGCAGTGGGCTGAGAGAGCTACTGGATTAATTAAAGCTGTACTATGTAATTTCCCTTTTgggtgcagcacagctgggtggCGTTGTGGAGAGGCAACATCCTCCCATGTGTCCCACCACCTCCCCTGAGCTGCCCCTAACATGTACAGTTGCTGGGGGACCTGTGTCGGGACCTGTAGAGACCTGCATGCACCTCAGCTCAGCCAAAAAGCAGTTATTTCCCCCGCTGGGCTCCTGGGCTGTCAGGGTGGGAGTCAGGGGCTGGGCATTGAGGGAGAAATGCAATCCTTgaactgctgctgcctttggaaGGCTGCCTGCaaatgcaccccaggacacccTAAATGAGGGAGgtttggaaagagaaatatattaTCTGAGCAACCCCTGCCAGGGAAAGGACACCTGCCGTCTGGGTGAGCAGCTTCAGGGGAACAGGCAGATCCTACTCTTCCACCTTGCAGGTTTCCTTGCACAGAGAGTAGAAAACTCTGTGCGTTCCCCAGcttgctgggctgggaggagggaaataCTCCTGTGGCACCAGCCCCTACAAAATCCGTCGCTAAACCCAACAGTGTCTGTGGAATCTGTAACACAGTTTTGAAATACCTTCTGGGAAACCACTTTTCTAAATATCAAGACTATTCCAGCAGTACTTTtgttcagatttattttataaaatgtatttgaaaacatttttgtaagaTATAACACAATTACTGTAGTTCACGAAAatcatgcaaatattttgacttGTAAAAGtaagattgaaaaaaaaaaaaatttgttcttATGGGATATCCCTTCAATGCCTAAATATGAGGATTAGAGGAGCTAGAGTTCATGGGAGTCTTCACCAAGTGATAAAGgagatgaaaaactggaaaCCAAGAGGACGCATCTGATAGCAAGGAAGAGACTCCTTCCATCTGGCTACTGAGACAGAGACCTCTGTGTTACAGGACTTCTGGACACCCTGGGGCAAGGCAGCCAGGCTGAGTGGCTTTATGGCAGGAGAACTCTTTGCTCTGGTAATAGCGAACCATTTTAGAGCATGTCCCTGCGTCAGCTgatgcagaggaggaaaaaaaattgctaagcTCAGcttagcaaaagcaaaaagctcaACTGAGCGAAAGTTCAGCTTTTgacttttctgggtttttttccatacagtTTAGAACCAAAACATTGATTTTGGAACATCTGTAACATTTGACATACAAcatcaaaaaagcaaagcagcagtaaGATAGGGTCTAGCTGTAGCATTAAGCCCTTGAGGGGGATCTCAGCAGCACCACAAGTATCCCCTTCCAGCAAAAGCTGGCAGGGATGAAGGGAGGGGGTTATTAATGAATCTGTTTCTGGAATGAAGGTTCATGCTGTCTTTGACAGTTGAGTCTTATCTGCAAAGTTCATCCTCCACCGTGGCTCGGGGGCCCACAGGTATTCAGCTTGCACAGTCCAGTTCAGGCTCTGGTCACAGCTTACCAACACTTGTCTGAAACCAGACACAGGACTCCAGCGCTGGTATATCGAGGCTGAAATCTGAGAAATGCCAGTGCTCAGTGCAACAGTCTTACGAGGAGTCTTACCTTTAACCTTAAAAATGAGACCTCTCTTTTGTGTAATTTCCTATTTAGACCGATGCCTTTGCTTATTAGTACTGCTTTGATGAGGCTGAGAGCTACTCTTACTTTTATAACTTTAGCTGACAACTTCCTGACTCTTAGGTAGCTGGTAAAGTGTAACTCTGTATTAACAAGGATTATTACTATTATGGGGTGTAGAGGGAGGCGGCGCAGTGGTACAATCTCCAGCATCAATGGCACTTCTGAgctcagctttcagaaaatggTTGCTGGTCTCCATgcttcataataataataaaattatcaaAGCATTCTGCAAAAAATTCTGCAGTATTTGAGTTACATGTCCATGGTTTGTTGGAATCATCACGGAAAACATAATGGGTGGCTTTGAGATTTAGAGATTCATAAGGCTGCTTAAAGGTGAGTCCTACTGGTCTTGGTACCCTGTGGACTAGTTGATGACAtccagtaaatatttaaatagccAATACAGGCTGTTAGCGCCAAAAATGTGGAATCGTATGATAATCCCACCCATGTTCATGTACAGGCTACACTTTGCTGGACTGAGGTCTCAtgcatttcctattttttcccaCAGGCTAGTTTCTTATCCTATATTTCATTGAGATAATCTTGATCAGGATATATCAGGAAGCCAGTAAATAAGCTGTCTGTCCAGTAGGGATCATAAAAGAGCCCATTTTGTTCTGAGTAAAAGATCTGCAGCCATACCTCATCCTCCTGCTTCAGAGAGAGGATGGTTGATCCAGAGGCAACATCATGGTTCCCAGTGTTGGCATCAAAAGTCTTGATCCGGTACTGCCCATTGTGGACCAAGCCAATGGCCAGATGTTTGTTGGCCAAAGTGATATCATAAGTAAAGTAGTAAATACCTGGGATGCCGCATATAAATTTCCCACTGGAAGCATTGTAATGTCCTCCCTCGTTCATCAGGATCCTGTCAAATTTGATGGGCAACCTTTCTCTTGGGTAGCTCTTTGAGACTGCCACGGAGAAGGCAGATTTGGCTTTGTTGGCGTTACAGGTGCAGGGTCCTGGCATCCCAGTCTCGCCCTTGTTCCCTTTGGGCCCTTTCTTTCCTGGTGCCCCATTTTTTCCAGGATTACCCTTTAAACCCTTGGGCCCTCGTGGGCCTGCCTTGCCAATAGCTCCTGCTTTACCCTTTGGTCCTGGCTTGCCGGGGTTTCCTGTTCTGCCTCGTGGACCTAAAAGACAAACAACCTTgtaaatttttcagtgaaagagaTGATATGGCAAGTGGAAAGGGGTTGTATCGTTGCAGTggtatattttcatttagaaggGAAACTTTGCTGGTGAGAATCCTGATGAAATACCACCTGGGGCTGGACATCTGTCAGACCTGACTAACCATGTTAGGTAGGTGGTTGGCATGATAACAATGGGACTCGGGAGCAGGACAGTCTGTCCCTTTTAAGAACCAAAAGGCTGGTTCTATTATCTGACTCACTTGAGAAAAAGGAGTAATTAATTATAAAGCTGGCCAATAACAAGCTTtaaatgtttgggttttccAGGAGTGGGACAGATTTGTGAAGCTTTTGGAACCAAGCTGTGAGCAGATGGGGTACTTTTAATCTCCTGtctcgtttttttttttttttttacatttaacatgaaactgttgtttaaaaaaaaaaaaataattctaggtGTAGTAAAAAGCCCAGCCTAGTTGGGGGATGAACCCGTCATGAACCAGAAGACAGCCAGTGCAGGGACTGCCTTGAGATGGGAAGTGAGTTGGGCTGTCACTGTGATGCTGCAACTGCTGATTACTGCTGATTGCAGTAGTGTCTGATATAAGACAAATTCATGGGGATTTGTACCCTGTCTCTTGACCTGCTGTAGCAAGACTAGATTTAAATGCAGCTGTGGGTGGAAACCTGTTCTCCAGATTCCctgttttgggggtgggagaAGAGAATAAGATGCAGCTTTGGCACGCCGGTGTTACGCTGAATCAGGAGTGCACTCTAGTGTGGCAATGGGAAATCACTGTTTTCTCACCATAGCTGGTCCTGATGCTTACTGACTGTAAGGCTGGATCTAAAGGAGAGCCCCACCTCAGGATTAAAGAAGGGTTGttgtttgctttgatttaaattGAGCATGGTCAGCCTGTCACCCAGCTAGAGTGCTCCGGggagcaaataattttttcaccTGACTTTGCTTCGCTTGAGAGCAGGAGTCAGAGACCACCACTTTGTCTCATCTAGAGAGCATCTATCAGAACAGGGAAAATCTCACTTCATAACAAAATGAAGCCAATAGGAATTGCATACAGCATTAAGATGCTATCAGCAAATGATGCGAGTCTGAACCCTCCTGGCAGAAGCTGACAAGTGTGAGATGCTGGAGGGGGCAGAGTGGAAATTTCTAGAAGAGTTTCCTATGAGATGTTGTCTGTCCTGGGGCTCAGATTTGGGGTGACAGGTTAACTGGGCTGTTGCACtattgcttttacattttaccCTTGCTGTGTTAAGAAGCGCTTTTCTCTTACCTTCATCACCGTGCTCGCCTTTATCCCCATCCTTGCCATCCTTGCCATCTTTGCCCGGGAAGCCCATCCTGCCCACCGTCCCTGGAGCCCCGGGTGCGCCGGGGGGGCCGGGTggcccggggggtcccggcagGCTGCACGCCAGCTGGGGACCTTCCTGCAGCGCTCCCTTGGCAAAGCCCCCGAGGATGTGGTTTGCCACACAGGGCACAGtccagaggaggaggacagcGGAGATCATGGCGCAGCCTGTAAAAAGGAGATGGGACGTGGCTGTTACGTGTGGTTGGCTACCACTTGTGTGGGTACGGTGGTATCGCCTCCACCGGGACAGTGCATTGTAGAGACTTGCATGAAAATGGGAGATAATTGGGCTCTTTTTGGCAGGGTGGGGgagctgtttgttttggtgtgaCATGAATTCAAGGATTTGGCTCATGGAGTTTTCTAGGTCTgaccaatatttttttcagacttgctCTTCTCTAAGCCTGTATCTGTGGCCATCCctcgttttgttttgttctctgggCCTCCTTTCTCCGGAAACAAAAGTAGCGATGGCAGAGGggtgcagaaagcagctgctcGGGACTAGcagagtggaggaaggagaaagggttTTGGTGTAAACTTCCCCAGTAAGACCTGCCCTGCAACTGGGTCACTGGGGTTTCTTACCAAGCACAAAACCCATCGTGTGATGCGGGGCTGAATTTAGAAGACGGGCTTGCGGAGGCTTTGGGCCAAGGCAGTCCTTACTGCGTTTTGCCTGACAGTACGAATGGAGCCTCTTAGCTAGCTGAGAATGTCCGGTTCCTCATGGCAGCTCGGCTGCACGGCACTGCACAACCTGCAGCCGAATTGCCCACCAAGTCTCTGGCTCAGTGTCGGGGTGCAGCCGCCTCTGCGGCCGtgaccagccctgctgcagcctctgccctgctctcctctcGCCGTGCTGACCTGCCTCTCGGGGGGGGGCAGTAGCTCAGGCTTTATGTCTGTTACTAGCATTCACCTTGGAAAGAAAGGTAACTGTTAAAACCCTGGCTGTTGTTTGTCTCCTGGCTCTGTAAAGTAAGCCATTGCTTTAAGTATAGCAAATGCCAAGGGCTTTTTTGGAGCATCCGAGGCTCTGCCTTCATTCACAGCGGGAGACTGAGCCTCCTGGGCTTGTCTCACTCCACTCCTGGATGGGGAAATAGcgatggaaaataatttctggaatAAAGCTATTCCCATGAACCTGCTAATGATACAGAGCAGTTATTACACAGTAAAATATCCCTCTGGATGTCTGCGCATGGAGCTGTTTGCAAATAGCTATGGTCCATGTGCAGCTCCTGAGTAACTCCACTGCATCTTGAAATAGTGCTCAGATGTATCAGCAGCTTAGAGAAGATGCTCAAAATCAGGCTGATTGATAAGAGCCCATCTTCATGCATGACCCACCTGACACTCTGGGTAttagaagcatttaaaatagaatttggGTTCTGCACATGGTTACAGATATAGTAAAAAAGAGAATTTCCCCTATGGTATCAGTTTCTGACTACCCATGG
This region includes:
- the C1QTNF2 gene encoding complement C1q tumor necrosis factor-related protein 2 isoform X2, with protein sequence MISAVLLLWTVPCVANHILGGFAKGALQEGPQLACSLPGPPGPPGPPGAPGAPGTVGRMGFPGKDGKDGKDGDKGEHGDEGPRGRTGNPGKPGPKGKAGAIGKAGPRGPKGLKGNPGKNGAPGKKGPKGNKGETGMPGPCTCNANKAKSAFSVAVSKSYPRERLPIKFDRILMNEGGHYNASSGKFICGIPGIYYFTYDITLANKHLAIGLVHNGQYRIKTFDANTGNHDVASGSTILSLKQEDEVWLQIFYSEQNGLFYDPYWTDSLFTGFLIYPDQDYLNEI
- the C1QTNF2 gene encoding complement C1q tumor necrosis factor-related protein 2 isoform X1 codes for the protein MISAVLLLWTVPCVANHILGGFAKGALQEGPQLACSLPGPPGPPGPPGAPGAPGTVGRMGFPGKDGKDGKDGDKGEHGDEGPRGRTGNPGKPGPKGKAGAIGKAGPRGPKGLKGNPGKNGAPGKKGPKGNKGETGMPGPCTCNANKAKSAFSVAVSKSYPRERLPIKFDRILMNEGGHYNASSGKFICGIPGIYYFTYDITLANKHLAIGLVHNGQYRIKTFDANTGNHDVASGSTILSLKQEDEISASIYQRWSPVSGFRQVLVSCDQSLNWTVQAEYLWAPEPRWRMNFADKTQLSKTA